A stretch of DNA from Allomeiothermus silvanus DSM 9946:
TACGGCTTCGAGACGGATTGAGCGCTTGAGGAGCCTCGCTAGCCCTCCTGCTGCAGCATCGTTAGGTGCAGCGACACCCAGCTGCTGAACTTGGGTGTTATAAGTGCCCTAACCCACTCCCCTCGAGCAACTCCCGCACCCACACCTTCTCCCCCCGCTTCGCGGACTCTTCGGCGGCCACCCCCACCACCACGCTCCAGAAGCCCTCTTCGGCGGTGGCGGCTGTAGAGGGCTTTCCGTCCATAGCCTCGATAAAGCGCAGGTGCTCGTAGTAGGTGGCCCCGCTATGGCCGCTTTCCTCGATGAGGGCGGGGTAGCTGGGGGTCATGGTGCGGGAGGTGCGGTCGGGGAGGCAGATGACCTCAAGGTAGTTTTCCCATTTGGAGTAGGCTTGGCCGTTCACCCCCTCGCTGGCCTTGAGGCGGCCCTCGTCGCCACAGATGACGATCTCCTCGTAGACCATGGGCGCGAACATGCACAGGTTGAAGTTGGCCCGCACCCCGTTTTGGTACTCCACGATCACGAAGGCGTTGTCCAGGATGTCCGAGCGAAGGCCGCCGTACTCGAAGTCGCGGAAGTTCACCGCCTGGCTGCCCGAGGCATACACGCTTACCGGCCTCGACTCGGCAAAGAGGTTGAAGAGGTCGAAGTAGTGGCAGCACTTCTCCACCAGGGTGCCGCCGGAGTACTTGGAGAACTTGTTCCACTGCTTGACTTTGTCCAAGAAGGGCTCGCGGTGCTCGAGGATGGTGATGGTCTTGATCTCGCCCAGGCTTTTGCGCACCTTGGCCTCGTGGATGGCCTCCACGTAGATGGGCTTGTAGCGGTACTGGAGCCCGATCTGCAGCACCTTGGGGTAGTTCTGGGCGATCTGCCAGATCGCGTAGGCGTCTGGCAGGTTGGTGGCCATGGGCTTTTCCAGCAGGATGTGCTTGCCCGACTGTACGGCAACCTTTAGGACATCCAGGTGGGTGTGGTTGGGGGTGCAGATGATCAGGGCGTCTACCGCCGGGTCGTTGCAGGCGGCCTCGAGGCTCTCATACACCACCAAAGGCTCGTCGGAGAACTGGGCCTTGACCCGGCGGGCGCCCTCCACGCTGGAGGGGTTGGGGTCGTAGACGCCGTGGACGGTGCAGCGCCCCTCGAGCAGGGTCACCCGGACGTGCTCCTGGCCGTTGACCCCCACCCCGATCACGTTGAAGCGGTACTTGAGGGGCCCGGGGTCCATCAAAAAACGGTCTTCCTTGGGTACGTAGGCGAATTTCGGCACCAGCGCGTGCAGGCGGTTGGCGAACTCTTTGTTTTTCTTCATAGCGAGATTATAAATCTTAGATTCAAAATATGGCAGGCTAGAAAGCGAAAGCCCACCGCGCGTCGTGGGTGAGAAAGTTCCTTCAGGGATGGCGTACAGCGTACGACGTATAACCGCTTGATTTAGCCTTGTAACCCTACGGTTGCCCGAATCTCCTTCAGGGTGTCCTTCTCGGCCTGGGAAACCTGCTCGCCGCCAATGCCCAAGAAGCCCCCCTCTTTTGCGGCTTGAGCCACCCGCTCCGCTACCCCTACCACGTACTGTTGGTAAGCGGCCAGGTCCTCCGGGGTGGCTTTGGCCTGGACGAGCCAGAAAGCGCTACGCAGGCGCTCGAGCATGGCGTTTTTGGCCTCTTCGAAGGACTTGAAGCGCGGGCGTTCCTCCCGGTGCCGCTCCTGGTCTTCGGGCTTGAGGCTGGCGGCGATGGCCTGGAGAAGCGGTGCGCTCGAGGCCTCGGCCAGCTCCTTCATGGCCTTCACGGTGGCGATCCCCTCGGCGATGATCCCGGTCAGCCCAGACGGGGAGGCTGCTAAGATCGCCGCCGCTGCCGTAGCGGGACCGCTCAGCACCTTATCCCATTCTTCTGGGGTGAAATTATCCTTGACGCTCATGTTGACCTCCGGGTTCTAGCCTCACATATCCCGCCCACGGTAGGTGTGGGGTATGCAACGACGCCCAAAGGCACGTTTGACCAAGGCTGTATACGGGCAGAAGGGGGTCGCTCGCGGGTAGAGCTAAGTGCAAAGGCGAAACG
This window harbors:
- a CDS encoding Gfo/Idh/MocA family protein; the protein is MKKNKEFANRLHALVPKFAYVPKEDRFLMDPGPLKYRFNVIGVGVNGQEHVRVTLLEGRCTVHGVYDPNPSSVEGARRVKAQFSDEPLVVYESLEAACNDPAVDALIICTPNHTHLDVLKVAVQSGKHILLEKPMATNLPDAYAIWQIAQNYPKVLQIGLQYRYKPIYVEAIHEAKVRKSLGEIKTITILEHREPFLDKVKQWNKFSKYSGGTLVEKCCHYFDLFNLFAESRPVSVYASGSQAVNFRDFEYGGLRSDILDNAFVIVEYQNGVRANFNLCMFAPMVYEEIVICGDEGRLKASEGVNGQAYSKWENYLEVICLPDRTSRTMTPSYPALIEESGHSGATYYEHLRFIEAMDGKPSTAATAEEGFWSVVVGVAAEESAKRGEKVWVRELLEGSGLGHL